Proteins encoded within one genomic window of Jatrophihabitans sp.:
- a CDS encoding type II toxin-antitoxin system PemK/MazF family toxin, whose product MVFRWLRRSRQEDQRLAASGAALGRAGLGGYPGDFPGAVTPSYDPHPDGLADPGEVVWAWVPYEEDHNRGKDRPVLIIGRDSGYLLGLMLTSKDHDRDHAAEARHGRHWLDVGAGGWDSQNRPSEVRLDRVLRLRPESVRREGAALSRPVFEQVSRAFTALGRD is encoded by the coding sequence ATGGTCTTTCGCTGGCTGCGGCGTAGCCGGCAGGAAGATCAGCGGCTGGCTGCCAGCGGGGCGGCGCTGGGCCGGGCCGGCCTGGGTGGCTATCCCGGTGACTTTCCCGGCGCGGTGACACCGAGCTATGACCCGCATCCGGACGGCCTGGCCGATCCGGGTGAGGTGGTGTGGGCCTGGGTGCCCTACGAGGAGGACCACAACCGGGGCAAGGACCGCCCGGTGCTGATCATCGGCAGGGATTCTGGCTATCTCCTCGGCCTGATGCTCACCAGCAAGGACCACGATCGCGATCACGCGGCCGAGGCCCGGCACGGCAGGCACTGGCTCGACGTCGGCGCGGGTGGCTGGGACTCCCAGAACCGGCCCAGCGAGGTGCGCCTGGACCGGGTGCTGCGGCTGCGGCCCGAGTCCGTGCGGCGCGAGGGCGCGGCCTTGAGCCGACCGGTGTTCGAGCAGGTCAGCCGGGCCTTCACCGCGCTGGGACGCGACTAG
- a CDS encoding aldo/keto reductase family protein, with product MEFRYLGSSGLKISTVTYGNWLTHGSQVENDVAKQCVQAALDCGITTFDTADVYANTKAETVLGEALKGERRQSLEIFTKVYWPTGPAGPNDCGLSRKHIMESIDGSLSRLQTDYVDLYQAHRYDPDTPLEETMQAFADVVRAGKALYIGVSEWTAEQLRAGHALARELGIGLISSQPQYSMLWRVIEDEVIPASRELGVGQIVWSPIAQGVLSGKYLPGQQPPAGSRATDAKGGADMVQRFLNDDVLSRVQALKPIAEELELTMAQLAVAWVLQNDNVSAALVGASRPEQVQENVKAAGVRIADEAMKRIDQALGDVVVRDPAKTAENAPARRPS from the coding sequence ATGGAATTTCGATACCTCGGAAGCAGCGGACTCAAGATCTCGACCGTCACCTACGGCAACTGGCTGACCCACGGCTCCCAAGTCGAGAACGACGTGGCGAAGCAGTGCGTCCAGGCCGCTCTGGACTGCGGAATCACCACCTTCGACACCGCCGACGTCTACGCCAACACCAAGGCCGAGACGGTGCTGGGAGAGGCGCTCAAGGGCGAACGCCGCCAGTCACTGGAAATCTTCACCAAGGTGTACTGGCCGACCGGACCCGCCGGGCCGAATGACTGCGGCCTGTCCCGCAAGCACATCATGGAGTCCATCGACGGCTCGTTGAGCCGGCTGCAGACCGACTATGTCGACCTGTACCAGGCGCACCGCTATGACCCCGACACCCCGCTGGAAGAGACCATGCAGGCCTTCGCCGACGTGGTCCGGGCGGGCAAGGCGCTCTACATCGGCGTCAGTGAGTGGACGGCCGAGCAGCTGCGGGCCGGTCACGCGCTGGCCCGCGAGCTCGGCATCGGCTTGATCTCCAGCCAGCCGCAGTACTCGATGCTGTGGCGGGTGATCGAGGACGAGGTGATCCCGGCCTCCCGGGAGCTGGGTGTCGGCCAGATCGTCTGGTCCCCGATCGCCCAGGGCGTGCTGAGCGGCAAGTACCTGCCGGGACAGCAGCCGCCGGCTGGCTCACGGGCCACCGACGCCAAGGGCGGCGCGGACATGGTCCAGCGGTTCCTCAACGACGACGTGCTGAGCCGGGTGCAGGCGCTCAAGCCGATCGCCGAGGAGTTGGAGCTGACGATGGCTCAGCTGGCGGTGGCCTGGGTGCTGCAGAACGACAACGTCTCGGCTGCCCTGGTGGGCGCCTCCCGACCGGAACAGGTGCAGGAGAACGTCAAGGCCGCCGGAGTCAGGATCGCTGACGAGGCGATGAAGCGCATTGACCAGGCACTGGGCGACGTGGTCGTGCGTGACCCGGCCAAGACCGCTGAGAACGCCCCGGCCCGCCGGCCCAGCTGA
- the nadA gene encoding quinolinate synthase NadA has product MTSVDGYKNAYAAVGAGGSTHVTDVLTGPAGSSARALLLLGQGSDPDSERGVDCPGELPAASDPTLVERARAAKAALGEKVFVLGHHYQRDEVIQFADVTGDSFKLARDAAARPEADYIVFCGVHFMAESADILTGQNQRVLLPDLAAGCSMADMARDFQVLDCWDALSDAGIAEQTVPVTYMNSSAAIKAFTGEHGGLVCTSSNARRALRWAFDQHQDGQGKVLFLPDQHLGRNTAVRELGLSLDDCVVYNPFKPNGGLTVEELRQARMILWRGHCSVHGRFTAEQVANVRERVPGVRVLVHPECTYEVVSAADLVGSTEYIIKTIEAAPAGSAWAIGTELNLVRRLAEAHPDKVITFLESTVCYCATMNRIDLPHLVRTLESLVRGEVVNQITVEPTVAAKARLALDRMLALPELPPATAPDPATI; this is encoded by the coding sequence GTGACCAGCGTTGATGGGTACAAGAATGCATACGCAGCAGTCGGTGCGGGCGGTTCAACACACGTTACCGACGTTCTCACTGGCCCGGCCGGCTCCTCGGCGCGGGCCCTGCTGCTGCTCGGCCAGGGCAGCGATCCCGACTCCGAGCGCGGGGTGGACTGCCCGGGTGAGCTGCCCGCGGCCTCAGATCCGACTCTCGTCGAACGGGCCAGGGCAGCCAAGGCGGCGCTGGGCGAGAAGGTCTTCGTCCTGGGCCACCACTACCAGCGCGACGAGGTCATCCAGTTCGCCGATGTGACAGGTGACTCCTTCAAGCTCGCTCGGGACGCCGCAGCCCGGCCCGAGGCCGACTACATCGTGTTCTGCGGAGTGCACTTCATGGCCGAGTCGGCCGACATCCTCACGGGCCAGAACCAGCGGGTGCTGCTGCCCGACCTGGCCGCCGGCTGCTCGATGGCCGACATGGCGCGCGACTTCCAGGTGCTCGACTGCTGGGACGCCCTGAGCGACGCCGGCATCGCCGAGCAGACCGTCCCGGTCACCTACATGAACTCCTCGGCCGCGATCAAAGCCTTCACCGGCGAGCACGGCGGCCTGGTCTGCACCTCCTCCAACGCCCGGCGGGCGTTGCGCTGGGCCTTCGACCAGCATCAGGACGGCCAAGGAAAGGTGCTCTTCCTGCCCGACCAGCACCTGGGACGCAACACCGCGGTGCGCGAGCTGGGGCTGAGCCTGGATGACTGCGTGGTCTACAACCCCTTCAAGCCCAACGGCGGGCTCACCGTCGAGGAGCTGCGCCAGGCCCGGATGATCCTGTGGCGCGGGCACTGCTCGGTGCACGGCCGGTTCACCGCCGAGCAGGTCGCCAACGTGCGTGAGCGGGTGCCCGGCGTGCGGGTGCTGGTGCATCCCGAGTGCACCTACGAGGTGGTCAGCGCAGCCGACCTGGTCGGTTCGACCGAGTACATCATCAAGACCATCGAGGCGGCGCCGGCCGGTTCGGCATGGGCCATCGGCACCGAGCTGAACCTGGTGCGCCGGCTGGCCGAGGCGCATCCGGACAAGGTGATCACCTTCCTGGAGTCCACCGTCTGTTACTGCGCCACCATGAACCGGATCGACCTGCCGCACCTGGTGCGCACCCTGGAGTCGCTGGTGCGCGGCGAGGTGGTCAACCAGATCACCGTCGAGCCGACGGTGGCCGCCAAAGCCCGGCTCGCGCTGGACCGGATGCTGGCACTGCCCGAGCTGCCACCAGCCACCGCGCCTGACCCCGCCACAATCTGA
- a CDS encoding DEAD/DEAH box helicase — protein MARQGRRQAGGATADTTNAQGGRRTASRKQRRAPASAPEDVISVLARAVREVEATVERRRVTPQVRTKFQVVALLLREENARVRQDRTSSQAHRAEQLKRLDGIATILAKTAVRDPGLLALLAEDAVVSDAARSLKRDMLRAVGLEPAPEQAPPTESVAAPAGAERRVVPQSVVSRQLANPFLAPDFSSARPSTVGSRRLAGWELLNPLLNAFERADGGAPACMALPEPRPLRVPRDRKLMPHQAQLVAAAAAGHRTFLLADEPGLGKTAQALLAAEAANAYPLLVVVPSVVKTNWVREVGLWTPKRSATVVHGNGDTVDGFAHIVVVNYEVLDRHVGWFGEFGFRGMVVDEAHFIKNKTSQRSKHVLDLSKRIQSRTPRPLLMALTGTPLINDIEDFRAIWQFLGWIDEAEPRAELMDALEKTGLTPADPGFHTAARKCVIDLGIVRRRKVDVAADIPARRTADLPVELDEKAGRSIRAAERELARRMVARYETALANRRSGLDTGGIDHDLVRKVATWEQKDASTTKTGENVFSMMRRIGQAKAGLAADYAAQLARSAGKVVFFAKHIDVMDVAEEVFARQGIRYASIRGDQTPVSRQKNIDAFVNDPEVAIAVCSLTAAGVGLNLQVASNIVLAELSWTDAEQTQAIDRSHRIGQTEPVTAWRIIAAQTIDSRIAELIDSKAGLAARALDGSDEQVWSSADVQHEALVALLTDALSATSLDRAVSQGSH, from the coding sequence GTGGCTCGACAGGGCCGGCGTCAGGCGGGCGGCGCCACCGCCGACACGACAAACGCCCAGGGCGGTCGCCGGACCGCTTCGCGCAAGCAGCGACGCGCCCCCGCCTCCGCCCCTGAGGACGTCATCTCGGTGCTGGCCCGCGCCGTCCGTGAGGTGGAAGCGACTGTCGAGCGTCGGCGCGTGACGCCCCAGGTCCGCACGAAGTTCCAGGTCGTGGCACTGCTTCTGCGCGAGGAGAACGCCCGGGTCCGGCAGGACCGCACCAGCAGCCAAGCTCACCGGGCCGAGCAGCTCAAGCGCCTGGACGGGATCGCCACGATCCTGGCGAAGACTGCCGTACGCGATCCCGGGCTGCTCGCGCTCCTGGCGGAGGATGCCGTCGTCTCCGACGCGGCCAGGTCGCTCAAGCGGGACATGCTGCGGGCGGTGGGCCTGGAACCGGCGCCCGAGCAGGCCCCGCCGACAGAGTCCGTGGCCGCTCCGGCCGGCGCCGAGCGCCGGGTCGTGCCCCAGTCGGTCGTCTCTCGGCAGTTGGCCAACCCGTTCCTGGCCCCCGACTTCTCCTCCGCCCGGCCGAGCACTGTCGGTTCACGCCGCTTGGCCGGCTGGGAGCTGCTCAACCCGCTCCTCAACGCCTTTGAACGCGCTGACGGCGGAGCCCCGGCGTGCATGGCCCTGCCGGAGCCGCGCCCGCTGCGCGTGCCGCGCGACCGGAAGCTGATGCCCCACCAGGCGCAGCTGGTCGCCGCCGCCGCCGCCGGCCACCGGACCTTCCTGCTGGCCGACGAGCCAGGCCTGGGCAAGACGGCTCAGGCGCTGCTCGCCGCGGAGGCGGCGAACGCCTACCCGCTGCTGGTGGTCGTGCCGAGCGTCGTCAAGACCAACTGGGTGCGCGAGGTCGGCCTGTGGACACCGAAACGCTCGGCCACCGTGGTGCACGGCAACGGTGACACCGTCGACGGCTTCGCCCACATCGTCGTAGTCAACTACGAGGTGCTCGACCGTCACGTGGGATGGTTCGGCGAGTTCGGGTTCCGCGGCATGGTCGTCGATGAGGCGCACTTCATCAAGAACAAGACCTCACAACGCTCGAAACACGTCCTGGACCTCTCCAAGCGCATCCAGTCCCGCACGCCGCGTCCCTTGCTGATGGCCCTCACCGGCACCCCGCTGATCAACGACATCGAGGACTTCCGAGCCATCTGGCAGTTCCTCGGCTGGATCGACGAGGCCGAGCCGCGCGCCGAGCTGATGGACGCTCTCGAGAAGACCGGCCTGACCCCCGCGGACCCCGGGTTTCACACCGCCGCCCGCAAGTGCGTGATCGACCTCGGCATCGTCCGTCGCCGCAAAGTCGATGTGGCTGCCGACATCCCCGCCCGGCGCACCGCTGACCTGCCCGTCGAGCTCGACGAGAAGGCCGGCCGTTCGATCCGGGCGGCCGAGCGCGAGCTCGCTCGCCGCATGGTGGCGCGGTACGAGACCGCGCTGGCCAACCGCCGGTCCGGTCTCGACACCGGTGGCATCGACCACGACCTCGTGCGCAAGGTGGCGACGTGGGAGCAGAAGGACGCGAGCACGACCAAGACCGGCGAGAACGTGTTCAGCATGATGCGACGCATCGGCCAGGCCAAGGCCGGCCTCGCCGCCGACTACGCCGCGCAGCTCGCGCGCAGCGCCGGCAAAGTGGTCTTCTTCGCCAAGCACATAGACGTCATGGACGTCGCGGAGGAGGTCTTCGCCAGGCAGGGCATCCGCTACGCCTCGATCCGAGGCGACCAGACGCCGGTGTCACGGCAGAAGAACATCGACGCCTTCGTCAACGACCCGGAGGTCGCCATCGCGGTGTGCTCCCTGACGGCGGCCGGGGTGGGCCTCAATCTGCAGGTCGCCTCCAACATCGTGCTGGCCGAGCTGTCCTGGACCGACGCCGAGCAGACTCAGGCCATCGACCGCAGCCACCGGATCGGTCAGACCGAACCCGTCACCGCCTGGCGCATCATCGCCGCGCAGACGATCGACAGCAGGATCGCTGAGTTGATCGACAGCAAGGCGGGACTCGCCGCCAGAGCGCTGGACGGCTCCGATGAGCAGGTGTGGTCATCGGCCGACGTGCAGCACGAGGCGCTGGTCGCATTGTTGACAGACGCGTTGTCTGCGACGTCGCTGGATCGGGCAGTCTCACAGGGCAGCCACTGA
- the cobU gene encoding bifunctional adenosylcobinamide kinase/adenosylcobinamide-phosphate guanylyltransferase encodes MAARRRTLVLGGVRSGKSRWAERQLAEHDRVDYLATAAERDDADWARRIAEHRQRRPAHWRTVQTLELAAALAAPAAPLLVEDLGNWLARTIDRTGGWDGELSGFRAAAAELVSAWQKSPGRVVLVSNEVGSGIHPESRSGRIFADELGRLNTALAADADEVVLVVAGLPLWLRTPPPERPGASPGQSGEQQ; translated from the coding sequence TTGGCGGCGCGACGGCGCACTCTGGTGCTCGGCGGCGTGCGGTCGGGCAAGTCGAGGTGGGCCGAGCGGCAACTGGCCGAGCACGACCGGGTCGACTACCTCGCGACCGCGGCCGAACGCGACGACGCCGACTGGGCCCGCCGGATCGCCGAGCACCGCCAGCGCCGGCCCGCGCACTGGCGAACCGTGCAGACCCTGGAGCTGGCCGCCGCGCTGGCCGCGCCCGCGGCGCCGCTGCTGGTGGAGGATCTGGGCAACTGGCTGGCCCGCACCATAGATCGCACCGGCGGCTGGGACGGTGAGCTCTCCGGCTTCCGGGCCGCGGCGGCCGAGCTGGTGAGCGCCTGGCAGAAAAGTCCCGGCCGGGTGGTGCTGGTGAGCAACGAGGTGGGCAGCGGCATCCATCCGGAGTCCAGGTCCGGCCGGATCTTCGCCGACGAGCTGGGCCGGCTGAACACCGCGCTGGCCGCCGACGCCGACGAGGTCGTCCTGGTGGTGGCAGGCCTGCCGTTGTGGCTGCGCACGCCGCCGCCCGAGCGCCCGGGCGCCTCGCCCGGGCAGTCAGGAGAGCAGCAATGA
- a CDS encoding carbohydrate kinase family protein, with the protein MPVLLSGSIATDHLMHFPGRFAEQLLADQLHQVSLSFLVDDLVVRRGGVAANIAYGMGQLGERPVLVGAVGQDFTDYRSWLERNGVDCDSVYVSEAHHTARFVCTTDEDMCQIASFYAGAMSEARNIELRPAVERTGAELIVISADDPQGMVRHSVEARERGYRFAADPSQQIARMSGEDLRSLVEGAELLFTNDYEKSLLESKTGWSEAEVLAQVGVQVTTHGKNGADIYGRDLERVHVPVAKERAKIDPTGVGDGFRAGLLTGRTWGLSWERSAQVGSLLATLVLETVGTQEYVVKAHEFAERLAESYGDDAAAEVLPLLTR; encoded by the coding sequence GTGCCCGTTCTCCTCTCCGGCTCCATCGCGACCGATCATCTGATGCACTTTCCGGGTCGGTTCGCCGAGCAGTTGCTGGCCGACCAGCTGCACCAGGTGTCGCTGAGCTTCCTGGTCGATGACCTGGTGGTCCGGCGTGGTGGCGTGGCCGCCAACATCGCCTACGGCATGGGGCAGCTCGGGGAGCGGCCGGTGCTGGTCGGGGCGGTCGGCCAGGACTTCACTGACTACCGGTCCTGGCTTGAGCGCAACGGGGTGGACTGTGACTCGGTGTACGTCTCCGAGGCGCACCACACCGCCCGGTTCGTCTGCACCACCGATGAGGACATGTGCCAGATCGCCTCGTTCTACGCCGGGGCGATGAGCGAGGCGCGCAACATCGAACTGCGTCCGGCGGTCGAGCGCACCGGGGCCGAGTTGATCGTGATCAGCGCCGATGACCCGCAGGGGATGGTCCGGCACTCGGTCGAGGCCCGCGAGCGGGGCTACCGCTTCGCCGCCGACCCGTCCCAGCAGATCGCCAGGATGAGCGGCGAGGACCTTCGCTCGCTGGTCGAGGGCGCGGAGTTGCTGTTCACCAACGACTACGAGAAGAGCCTGCTGGAGTCCAAGACCGGCTGGAGCGAGGCCGAGGTGCTGGCCCAGGTCGGCGTCCAGGTGACCACTCACGGCAAGAACGGCGCCGACATCTACGGCCGCGACCTGGAGCGGGTGCACGTCCCGGTCGCCAAGGAGCGGGCCAAGATCGACCCGACCGGCGTCGGCGACGGCTTCCGGGCCGGCTTGCTGACCGGGCGCACCTGGGGTCTGTCGTGGGAGCGTTCGGCTCAGGTGGGCAGCCTGCTCGCAACCCTGGTGCTGGAGACCGTCGGCACCCAGGAGTACGTGGTCAAGGCGCACGAGTTCGCCGAGCGGCTCGCCGAGTCCTACGGCGACGACGCGGCCGCCGAAGTGCTGCCGCTGCTCACCCGCTGA
- a CDS encoding DoxX family membrane protein, which produces MRKARTRLADEPAARPEPAVRDPRRIRANGWPVLPLRLFLAALFCFAGYAKLTYPDFFEPDSRNGFKSTVDAASEGDSPLAGMLGPLVDHPSLFGHITAYAEIAIGLGLLVGLLTRFAALGGMILTTLILLSIDWNGVKEYTGSSGWFTAVDLAVAAALSIFLLGGPGPLALDNLFIRARERQRARDDDEPGFRDSDLDESRRRLQGEPAPAHDAAGATAQLPVAGGAYRGGADRDDHDHPDRERERLERERSDRERSDRERSDRERDHPDRGASSYRPEDRGGAGYRPADRGEAGYRAGGQDEEYRDDPEPDSLWTEGRRGADQPRRDAETPGQTDR; this is translated from the coding sequence ATGCGCAAAGCTCGAACGCGGCTGGCCGACGAGCCGGCCGCCCGCCCCGAACCAGCTGTCCGCGACCCCCGCCGAATCAGGGCCAACGGTTGGCCGGTGCTGCCGTTACGGCTCTTTCTGGCCGCCCTGTTCTGCTTCGCCGGCTACGCCAAGCTCACCTATCCCGACTTCTTCGAGCCGGACTCGCGCAACGGCTTCAAGTCCACGGTGGACGCGGCCAGCGAGGGCGACTCCCCGCTGGCCGGCATGCTCGGCCCGTTGGTCGACCATCCGTCGCTGTTCGGCCATATCACCGCCTATGCCGAGATCGCCATCGGGCTGGGTCTGCTGGTCGGCCTGTTGACCCGGTTCGCGGCGTTGGGCGGCATGATCCTGACGACCCTGATCCTGCTGAGCATCGACTGGAACGGCGTCAAGGAGTACACCGGCTCCAGCGGCTGGTTCACCGCCGTCGACCTGGCGGTCGCAGCCGCGCTGTCGATCTTCCTGCTGGGCGGCCCGGGGCCCCTGGCCCTGGACAACCTGTTCATCCGAGCCCGCGAGCGGCAACGGGCCCGCGACGACGACGAGCCGGGTTTCCGGGATTCCGACCTCGATGAGTCCCGTCGCCGGCTGCAGGGCGAGCCGGCGCCGGCTCACGACGCGGCGGGCGCCACCGCGCAGCTGCCGGTGGCCGGCGGCGCCTACCGTGGCGGCGCCGATCGCGACGACCACGACCACCCCGATCGCGAGCGTGAGCGCCTGGAGCGCGAGCGCTCGGACCGGGAGCGCTCGGACCGGGAGCGCTCGGACCGGGAGCGGGACCACCCCGATCGCGGCGCGAGCAGCTACCGCCCCGAGGACCGCGGCGGCGCCGGCTACCGCCCGGCGGATCGCGGCGAGGCCGGCTACCGCGCCGGAGGGCAGGACGAGGAGTACCGCGACGACCCCGAGCCCGACTCCTTGTGGACCGAGGGCCGGCGCGGTGCGGACCAGCCCCGACGCGACGCCGAGACTCCCGGTCAGACCGATCGCTAG
- a CDS encoding DUF3043 domain-containing protein: MNLIRRKAAAETAVETSTTPEPEPGPASARAPKGRPTPKRRTNSIPPPPAPKTRKEAAAWQKQQGSKAKVAGQKKLTPGEYREAVKAGDPRVLPRRDQGPVRALARDYVDSHRMASNYLLLLFPLMLVGYAIPSLQIMTLGLFGLLLAEWIYTGSKIRKLAVARGLQSRESAVSLGFYAGSRAYFRRSWRRPLPRVELGDEI; encoded by the coding sequence GTGAACCTGATCCGCCGCAAAGCCGCCGCCGAGACCGCGGTCGAAACTTCGACCACGCCAGAGCCCGAACCCGGTCCCGCCTCGGCGCGCGCGCCCAAGGGACGCCCGACCCCCAAGCGCCGGACGAACTCCATCCCGCCGCCACCGGCGCCCAAGACCCGCAAGGAAGCCGCCGCCTGGCAGAAGCAGCAGGGCAGCAAGGCCAAGGTCGCCGGCCAGAAGAAGCTGACCCCCGGCGAGTACCGCGAGGCGGTCAAGGCCGGCGACCCGCGGGTGCTGCCCCGCCGCGACCAGGGCCCGGTCCGCGCCCTGGCCCGGGACTACGTCGACTCTCACCGGATGGCCTCGAACTACCTACTGCTGCTGTTCCCGCTGATGCTGGTCGGCTACGCGATCCCCTCGCTGCAGATCATGACCCTGGGGCTGTTCGGCCTGCTGCTGGCCGAGTGGATCTACACCGGCTCCAAGATCCGCAAGCTGGCCGTGGCCCGCGGCCTGCAGAGCAGGGAGTCGGCGGTCTCGCTGGGCTTCTACGCCGGCAGCCGCGCCTACTTCCGGCGTAGCTGGCGACGCCCGCTGCCCCGGGTCGAGCTGGGCGACGAGATCTGA
- the cobT gene encoding nicotinate-nucleotide--dimethylbenzimidazole phosphoribosyltransferase — protein MTSSEPAASPLHATLAGIGHPDADAAHAAKLRQEELTKPTGALGMLEELSIWACSAQGQCPPHAFERTRVVVFAGDHGITAAGVSAYPAEVTAQMLANIAAGGAAVNVLAAAAGAGVRALDLAVDSDTDPALSKHKIRRSSGRIDREDALSQDEAERALAAGIAIADEEIDSGAQLLIAGDMGIGNTTPASVLISVLTGAEPIKVVGRGTGVDDAGWARKCAAIRDARRRAWPHREDLTRLLAVAGGADLAAMTGFLLQAANRRTPVLLDGLVVSAAALVAQLGNPRVVHWLQAAHLSAEPAHELALHRLGLTPILRLEMRLGEGTGALVALPVLRAAVLSLAQMATFAEAQVATRQSSDGG, from the coding sequence ATGACCTCATCCGAGCCGGCGGCGAGCCCGCTGCACGCCACCCTGGCCGGCATCGGCCACCCCGACGCCGACGCCGCGCACGCCGCCAAGCTCCGGCAGGAGGAGCTCACCAAGCCGACCGGCGCGCTGGGGATGCTCGAAGAGCTGTCGATCTGGGCCTGCAGCGCGCAAGGGCAGTGCCCGCCGCACGCCTTCGAGCGGACCCGGGTGGTGGTCTTCGCCGGCGACCACGGCATCACCGCCGCCGGGGTGTCGGCCTACCCGGCCGAGGTGACCGCGCAGATGCTGGCCAACATCGCAGCCGGCGGCGCCGCCGTCAACGTGCTGGCCGCCGCGGCCGGCGCCGGCGTCCGGGCGTTGGACCTTGCGGTGGACTCCGACACAGACCCGGCGCTGTCCAAGCACAAGATCCGCCGCTCCAGCGGGCGGATCGACCGCGAGGACGCCCTCAGCCAGGACGAGGCCGAGCGGGCGCTGGCTGCCGGCATCGCGATCGCCGACGAGGAAATCGACAGCGGCGCGCAACTGCTGATCGCCGGTGACATGGGGATCGGCAACACCACCCCGGCCTCGGTGCTGATCTCGGTGCTCACCGGCGCCGAGCCGATCAAGGTGGTGGGCCGCGGCACCGGCGTCGACGACGCCGGTTGGGCCCGAAAGTGCGCCGCCATCCGCGACGCCAGGCGCCGGGCCTGGCCGCATCGAGAGGACCTGACCCGGCTGCTGGCGGTGGCCGGCGGCGCCGATCTGGCGGCGATGACGGGGTTCCTGCTGCAGGCCGCCAACCGCCGCACGCCGGTCCTGCTGGACGGGCTGGTGGTCAGCGCCGCGGCGCTCGTCGCCCAGCTGGGCAACCCCCGGGTGGTGCACTGGCTGCAGGCCGCGCACCTGTCCGCCGAGCCGGCCCACGAGCTGGCCCTGCACCGGCTGGGGCTGACGCCGATCCTGCGGCTGGAGATGCGGCTGGGTGAGGGCACCGGGGCGCTGGTGGCGTTACCGGTGCTGCGGGCCGCCGTGTTGAGCTTGGCGCAGATGGCCACCTTCGCCGAAGCCCAGGTGGCCACCCGGCAGTCGAGCGACGGGGGATGA
- a CDS encoding adenosylcobinamide-GDP ribazoletransferase — MSAGADRWPVGAGLRLSLTTLTVLPLRAGRVDRRTAALAMAWAPAVGLALGAVLAATAWGLTELGLAPLPSAAVLVALAASLTRGLHLDGLADTFDALGSYTTADRALAIMKSPEAGPLGVSAIAAVLLVDAAALSALVARHDWLVIAAGYAVGRLGITLCCARRIPAARPDGLGALVSGSVPAAACAAWALALVGLGAVASQLSGAAGPDWPGAHWVRAGSAVLLGCAVALLLVRHCVRRFGGVTGDVLGAGCELATAVALLALSAA, encoded by the coding sequence ATGAGTGCCGGAGCCGACCGCTGGCCGGTGGGCGCCGGGTTGCGGTTGTCGCTGACCACGCTGACGGTGCTGCCGCTGCGGGCCGGCCGGGTGGACCGGCGCACCGCGGCGCTGGCGATGGCCTGGGCGCCGGCCGTCGGGCTGGCGCTCGGGGCGGTGCTGGCCGCCACGGCCTGGGGGCTGACCGAACTGGGACTCGCTCCCCTGCCGAGCGCGGCCGTGCTGGTGGCCCTGGCCGCGTCGCTGACCCGCGGCCTGCACCTGGACGGTCTTGCCGACACCTTCGACGCGCTCGGCTCCTACACCACCGCCGACCGGGCGCTGGCCATCATGAAGTCTCCGGAGGCCGGGCCGCTCGGGGTGAGCGCGATCGCGGCGGTGCTGCTGGTGGACGCGGCGGCGCTGTCGGCGCTGGTGGCCAGGCACGACTGGTTGGTGATCGCCGCCGGATACGCGGTGGGCCGGCTCGGCATCACGCTGTGCTGCGCGCGCCGGATACCGGCCGCCCGGCCCGACGGGCTGGGCGCGCTGGTGTCGGGCAGCGTGCCGGCGGCGGCGTGCGCGGCCTGGGCACTCGCGCTGGTCGGCCTCGGCGCGGTCGCCAGCCAGCTCTCAGGCGCCGCGGGCCCGGACTGGCCGGGAGCGCACTGGGTCAGGGCGGGGTCGGCGGTGCTGCTGGGCTGCGCCGTGGCGCTGCTGCTGGTCCGGCACTGCGTGCGCCGGTTCGGCGGCGTGACCGGCGACGTGCTCGGCGCCGGCTGTGAACTGGCGACAGCGGTGGCGCTGCTGGCGTTGAGCGCCGCCTGA
- a CDS encoding iron-sulfur cluster assembly accessory protein, with translation MTATEISITTADTAVGAPVVLSEAAALKVRELLDGEGRDDLRLRVAVQPGGCAGMQYQLFFDERSLDGDVAIDQPIQGAGTVPLVVDRASVPLLAGATITYTDTIEKQGFEIDNPNAGGGCACGNSFCG, from the coding sequence ATGACTGCCACTGAGATTTCTATCACCACTGCGGACACCGCCGTCGGGGCTCCCGTCGTGCTGTCGGAGGCTGCGGCTCTGAAGGTCCGCGAATTGCTGGACGGCGAAGGCCGCGACGACCTGCGCCTGCGCGTCGCCGTGCAGCCCGGCGGTTGCGCCGGCATGCAGTACCAGCTCTTCTTCGACGAGCGCTCCCTCGACGGCGACGTCGCCATCGACCAGCCCATCCAGGGCGCGGGCACGGTTCCGCTGGTGGTCGACCGGGCGAGCGTGCCGCTGCTCGCCGGCGCCACCATCACCTACACCGACACCATCGAGAAGCAGGGTTTCGAGATCGACAACCCGAACGCCGGCGGCGGTTGCGCCTGCGGTAACTCCTTCTGCGGCTAG